The genomic window CGTCGGTCTGCACGAACAGCTCGCCGCCGGGTCGCAGGAGCCGCGCCACCTGCCCTATCAGGGACGAGGAGACGACCGCGCGCTTCGCGTGCCGCGCCTTCCACCACGGATCCGGGAAGTTGACGAAGACGCTCGCCAGCGACGCGTCCGGCGCGAACCGCGCGACGAGCTCCCGCGCGTCCCCGTGGCGGAAGAGCACGTTGGGCAGCCCGCGCGCGGCGGCCGCCGTCGCGGCGGTGTGGACGAACTTGCGCCGGGTCTCCACGGCGACGACGAAGACGGACGGGTTTCCCTGTGCACGCTCGAGCGCGAAGCGCCCCCGCCCGAAGCCGATCTCGAGCTCGACGTCCGCCCTGCCGCCGGCCAACGACGCGAGATCGATGGGGCCCCCGGCCGGGAAGCCGGGCACGTCGGCGTACGGCTTCGCGGACCGCGTCTTCGGCTCGGGCGC from Pseudomonadota bacterium includes these protein-coding regions:
- the trmB gene encoding tRNA (guanosine(46)-N7)-methyltransferase TrmB, which produces MTAPEPKTRSAKPYADVPGFPAGGPIDLASLAGGRADVELEIGFGRGRFALERAQGNPSVFVVAVETRRKFVHTAATAAAARGLPNVLFRHGDARELVARFAPDASLASVFVNFPDPWWKARHAKRAVVSSSLIGQVARLLRPGGELFVQTDVEERAGAFRGALDAEPRLEPTSPGGFVGANPFGAVSNRERRCLDVGVPIFRLLYRRT